A part of Solicola gregarius genomic DNA contains:
- a CDS encoding IclR family transcriptional regulator domain-containing protein: protein MCASRSPDFVEAIARGFEVIRSFDGAPSQTLREVSERAALARPTARRVLITLEELGYVQADGGRFELTPRVLALGVAYYAGADFWSGAVSRLRRLVELTGESCSIAQLDGSDIVYVARVAVPKLVTLSVAVGTRFPAPQTSLGKVLLANLEPGDLDSVLAEPSRSGVEATWQPTRGELDAVLAEVRENGWAVSDQQLAPAIRSVAAPIRRADGSVFAAVNVNAHAGETPVARLTDEHLPHLLRTAGDLSVDYALRARIPAAAASY, encoded by the coding sequence ATGTGCGCATCGAGGAGTCCGGATTTCGTCGAGGCGATAGCGCGGGGGTTCGAGGTCATCCGTAGCTTCGACGGGGCGCCGTCCCAGACCCTGCGCGAGGTGTCGGAGCGGGCTGCTCTGGCACGACCCACCGCCCGCCGAGTCCTGATCACCTTGGAGGAGTTGGGCTACGTGCAAGCCGACGGCGGCCGGTTCGAGCTCACCCCGCGCGTTCTCGCGCTCGGCGTCGCGTACTACGCGGGCGCCGACTTCTGGTCTGGGGCGGTATCGCGACTGAGGCGGCTCGTCGAGCTCACGGGAGAGTCGTGCTCGATCGCGCAGCTCGACGGCTCGGACATCGTGTACGTCGCACGAGTCGCAGTGCCGAAGCTCGTCACGCTCTCGGTGGCCGTGGGCACGAGGTTCCCTGCACCGCAGACATCCTTGGGCAAGGTGCTGCTCGCGAACCTCGAGCCGGGGGATCTTGACTCGGTCCTCGCCGAGCCATCGCGCTCGGGCGTCGAGGCCACCTGGCAGCCGACGCGAGGGGAGCTCGATGCCGTACTCGCCGAGGTACGTGAGAACGGGTGGGCCGTCTCCGATCAACAGCTGGCCCCCGCCATTCGCTCGGTGGCGGCACCCATCCGTCGGGCGGATGGTTCCGTGTTCGCGGCGGTCAACGTGAATGCGCACGCGGGGGAGACTCCGGTCGCCCGGCTCACGGACGAGCACCTGCCCCATCTCCTTCGTACGGCCGGCGACCTGAGCGTCGACTACGCGTTGCGCGCCCGGATCCCCGCCGCCGCGGCGAGCTATTGA
- a CDS encoding peroxiredoxin — translation MTQIGEQAPDFTLANQHGEQVSLSDYRGSKAVVLVFYPFAFSGICTGELCTLRDRLPDFDNDDVALLAVSCDAMFSLRAFADAEGLTYPLLSDHWPHGAVAKSYDNFDEEKGCALRGTYLIDREGVLRWKVENGLPDARDVDEYVSALAAV, via the coding sequence ATGACCCAGATCGGCGAGCAGGCACCAGACTTCACCCTCGCGAACCAGCACGGCGAGCAGGTATCGCTGAGCGACTATCGCGGATCGAAGGCGGTGGTGCTGGTCTTCTACCCGTTCGCCTTCTCCGGCATCTGCACCGGCGAGCTGTGCACGCTTCGCGATCGGCTTCCCGACTTCGACAACGACGACGTCGCCCTGCTCGCGGTGTCCTGCGACGCGATGTTCAGCCTCCGCGCATTCGCGGACGCCGAGGGGCTCACGTACCCGCTGCTCAGTGACCACTGGCCGCACGGCGCGGTGGCCAAGTCGTACGACAACTTCGACGAGGAGAAGGGCTGTGCGCTGCGCGGCACCTACCTCATCGACCGCGAGGGCGTCCTGCGCTGGAAGGTCGAGAACGGCCTTCCCGACGCGCGCGACGTCGACGAGTACGTCAGCGCGCTCGCCGCTGTTTGA
- a CDS encoding DUF3052 domain-containing protein: MSATADDADSTVIADRLGFEPDTVVQELGWDDDVDDGLREAVEKKTGHELVYDDYGNVVDAVLLWWRDGDEDLVDSLVDALTDLVEGGSIYLLTPKVGRPGYVDNTDIAEAAPVAGLATTTTQPACDDWSATKLVTPKSAPGSRR; this comes from the coding sequence GTGAGCGCGACCGCGGACGACGCGGACAGCACCGTGATTGCGGATCGACTCGGGTTCGAACCCGATACCGTGGTGCAGGAGCTGGGCTGGGACGACGACGTCGATGACGGGCTGCGTGAAGCCGTCGAGAAGAAAACGGGCCATGAACTGGTGTACGACGACTATGGCAACGTCGTCGACGCGGTGTTGCTGTGGTGGCGCGATGGCGACGAGGACCTCGTCGACTCGCTGGTCGATGCGTTGACCGATCTGGTCGAGGGCGGTTCGATCTACCTCCTCACGCCCAAGGTCGGCCGGCCTGGGTACGTCGACAACACCGACATCGCCGAGGCGGCGCCGGTCGCAGGGTTGGCGACGACGACGACTCAGCCCGCGTGCGACGACTGGTCGGCCACCAAGTTGGTGACCCCTAAGTCCGCACCCGGCTCGCGGCGCTAA
- a CDS encoding AMP-binding protein translates to MDSRPLVLARSVKALAGTRIVRPYGPRTLYGLASSLLRWGTGLAGGYAALAARYPDETAVVDDAGSRTFGQLHREANALADSLARLGVVEGDGVAVMCRNHGLFVEASVAVNRLGADVLYLNTAFSGPQLVEVLERHRPRAVIYDDEFTGLLADAPGDIVRVRAWVEETVDSEVSTVQELIRRGSSAERTPPERQGRSTILTSGTTGTPKGASRGAGSIGAAAALVSRIPLRHRMTVHIAAPLFHTWGWGHLNLGMLVGSTLVLRRRFEPEDFLETLERNACDVAVVVPVMLQRTLALPDDRRAAYDLSSVGIVAASGSALPGDVGLEWMDAFGDNLYNTYGSTECAWATIATPAELRAHPGTAGRAPVGTEVRLYGDDDREVPAGETGRIFVTNSMLFEGYTGGGGKQTIGDAMATGDVGRMRDGLLFVEGRDDDMIVSGGENVFPQEVEDCLMRLDDVVEVAIVGVADDEFGQRLRAYVATVAGASLTEDDVRQQVKDNLARYKVPRDVRFVAALPRNATGKILKKELE, encoded by the coding sequence ATGGACAGCCGACCACTCGTACTCGCCCGCTCCGTCAAGGCGCTGGCCGGGACCCGCATCGTGCGGCCGTACGGACCGCGCACGCTCTACGGCCTGGCCAGCAGCCTGCTGCGTTGGGGCACCGGGCTCGCCGGGGGGTACGCCGCGCTCGCTGCGCGCTATCCCGACGAGACCGCAGTCGTCGACGACGCGGGCTCTCGTACGTTCGGTCAGCTGCATCGTGAGGCGAACGCGCTGGCCGACTCGCTTGCTCGGCTCGGCGTGGTGGAGGGTGACGGCGTTGCGGTGATGTGCCGCAACCATGGACTGTTCGTCGAGGCGAGCGTCGCGGTCAACCGGCTCGGCGCAGACGTTCTGTACCTCAACACGGCGTTCTCCGGGCCACAGCTCGTCGAGGTACTCGAGCGCCATCGGCCGCGGGCCGTCATCTACGACGACGAGTTCACCGGGCTCCTCGCCGATGCTCCCGGCGACATCGTGCGCGTGCGGGCGTGGGTCGAGGAGACGGTCGACTCCGAGGTCTCCACTGTGCAGGAGCTGATCCGGCGCGGGTCGTCCGCCGAACGTACGCCCCCCGAGCGGCAGGGTCGTTCGACGATCCTGACGTCGGGTACGACCGGCACACCCAAAGGGGCGAGCAGGGGAGCGGGCAGCATCGGCGCCGCCGCCGCGCTCGTCTCCCGCATTCCGCTCCGTCATCGGATGACGGTGCACATTGCCGCGCCGCTGTTTCACACCTGGGGCTGGGGTCATCTGAACCTCGGGATGCTGGTCGGGTCGACGCTGGTGCTGCGCCGACGATTCGAACCCGAGGACTTCCTCGAGACGCTCGAACGCAACGCCTGCGACGTCGCGGTCGTGGTGCCGGTGATGCTGCAACGCACGCTCGCACTCCCCGACGATCGCCGCGCGGCCTACGATCTGTCCAGCGTCGGCATCGTTGCGGCGAGTGGATCCGCGCTGCCGGGCGACGTGGGTCTGGAGTGGATGGACGCGTTCGGCGACAACCTCTACAACACGTACGGCTCGACGGAGTGCGCGTGGGCGACGATCGCGACTCCGGCCGAGCTGCGCGCACATCCCGGCACGGCTGGACGTGCGCCGGTCGGCACCGAAGTGCGGTTGTACGGCGACGACGACCGCGAGGTCCCGGCGGGTGAGACCGGACGCATCTTCGTGACCAACTCGATGCTGTTCGAGGGATACACCGGCGGCGGCGGCAAGCAGACGATCGGCGACGCGATGGCGACCGGGGACGTCGGGCGGATGCGCGACGGCCTGCTGTTCGTGGAGGGCCGCGACGACGACATGATCGTCTCGGGCGGCGAGAACGTGTTCCCACAGGAGGTCGAGGACTGCCTGATGCGTCTCGACGATGTCGTCGAGGTCGCGATCGTCGGGGTCGCCGACGACGAGTTCGGGCAGCGGCTGCGGGCGTACGTCGCGACTGTGGCCGGCGCGTCGCTCACCGAGGACGACGTACGCCAGCAGGTGAAGGACAACCTCGCGCGATACAAGGTGCCCCGCGACGTACGCTTTGTGGCGGCACTCCCGCGAAACGCGACGGGCAAGATCCTCAAGAAGGAGTTGGAATGA
- a CDS encoding MMPL family transporter, whose translation MATILYRIGRWAFRRRRLVAGLWLGAVVLAAAAAAVAPSGQEEDISMPGTESQQAFDLLDERFPESNSQGAEARLVFQAPDGQQMTASDNRSAVEDTLGSLDEGDQVASISDPYEDGAVSEDGTIAYATITYTDDAVDLTGPTKSALEDAADQARDAGITMEIGGSALDAEVEPGGTTEMIGVAVAALVLVLTLGSLVAAGLTLLTAFSGVAIAFGLVSALASPLGLTSTVAILALMLGLAVGIDYALFITSRFRDERAKGSDPEEAAGVAVGTAGSAVVFAGATVIIALAGLGVVGIPELTKIGLGGAGAVALAVLVALTLVPALLGAFGRRVLSRATRRAARRAARTGGDGPNPAPTATGRSGLGARWARFVLRRPVAVLMVGGLGLLAVAIPALSLQLGLPGDESKPVETTQRRAYDLLSEGFGPGFNGPLTVVVDTSKSADPQASTDEVVETLRGLDGVASVDDPVFSEAEDTAVLTAVPETAPSSGETKDLVEEIRSEVAGVETDTGADILVTGTTALNIDVSEAMSDALLPYLTVVIGLAVLLLMVVFRSILVPIKAALGFLLSVGAAFGVLVAVFQWGWGADLIGIEQTGPVMSLMPILIIGIVFGLAMDYEVFLFTRVREAYVHGASPDEAIVHGFRHSGRVVAAAAIIMFSVFAGFIGIHSPTIQTMGVGLAFAVAFDAFVVRMAIAPAVLALLGHRAWWLPRILNRVLPNVDIEGEALSRQVPDSATEPIAAVQRHPVA comes from the coding sequence GTGGCAACAATTCTTTACCGGATCGGACGGTGGGCCTTCCGGCGCCGTCGGCTCGTGGCCGGTCTGTGGCTGGGTGCCGTCGTGCTGGCCGCGGCGGCCGCCGCCGTTGCGCCCTCCGGGCAGGAGGAAGACATCTCGATGCCCGGCACGGAGTCGCAGCAGGCGTTCGACCTGCTGGACGAGCGGTTCCCCGAGAGCAACTCCCAGGGTGCCGAGGCACGCTTGGTGTTCCAGGCCCCGGATGGGCAGCAGATGACGGCCAGCGATAACAGGTCGGCCGTCGAAGACACGCTCGGGTCGCTGGACGAGGGCGATCAGGTCGCATCGATCAGCGACCCGTACGAGGACGGCGCGGTCAGCGAGGACGGGACCATCGCGTACGCCACGATCACCTACACCGACGATGCCGTCGATCTGACGGGGCCGACGAAGAGCGCGCTCGAAGACGCCGCCGACCAGGCCCGGGACGCGGGGATCACCATGGAGATCGGTGGCTCGGCCCTGGATGCGGAAGTGGAACCCGGCGGTACGACCGAGATGATCGGCGTGGCGGTCGCGGCGCTCGTCCTCGTCCTCACCCTCGGGTCGCTGGTCGCGGCCGGACTGACGCTGCTGACGGCCTTCTCTGGGGTGGCCATCGCCTTCGGTCTGGTCTCCGCGCTGGCCAGTCCGCTTGGCCTGACGTCCACCGTCGCCATCCTGGCGCTGATGCTGGGGCTGGCGGTCGGAATCGACTACGCGCTCTTCATCACCTCTCGCTTCCGCGACGAGCGCGCCAAGGGCAGCGACCCCGAGGAAGCCGCCGGCGTGGCCGTGGGCACGGCGGGCTCCGCCGTCGTCTTCGCCGGCGCAACCGTCATCATCGCCCTGGCCGGGCTGGGCGTCGTCGGAATCCCCGAGCTCACCAAGATCGGTCTGGGAGGCGCGGGTGCCGTCGCCCTGGCCGTACTCGTCGCACTGACCCTGGTCCCCGCCCTGCTGGGAGCCTTCGGCCGGCGGGTTCTGTCCCGCGCCACCCGGAGGGCCGCCCGCAGGGCCGCCCGGACGGGCGGTGATGGCCCGAACCCGGCGCCCACCGCGACCGGCCGATCCGGGCTCGGGGCCCGCTGGGCGCGGTTCGTCCTGCGTCGCCCGGTTGCCGTGCTGATGGTCGGCGGACTCGGTCTGCTCGCCGTCGCTATACCCGCGCTGAGCCTCCAGCTCGGACTTCCCGGAGACGAGTCCAAGCCGGTGGAGACCACCCAACGCCGTGCGTACGACCTGCTGTCGGAAGGCTTCGGCCCAGGGTTCAACGGCCCGCTGACCGTGGTCGTCGATACGTCGAAGTCCGCGGACCCGCAGGCCAGTACGGACGAGGTGGTCGAGACCCTACGGGGACTGGACGGTGTCGCGTCGGTCGATGATCCGGTGTTCAGCGAGGCCGAGGACACGGCCGTTCTCACGGCGGTGCCGGAAACGGCGCCGAGCAGCGGCGAGACGAAGGATCTGGTGGAGGAGATCCGCAGTGAGGTCGCCGGCGTCGAGACCGACACAGGTGCCGACATCCTGGTGACGGGCACCACTGCACTGAACATCGATGTCTCCGAAGCCATGTCCGACGCCCTCCTCCCGTACCTGACCGTGGTCATCGGACTCGCCGTGCTTCTGCTGATGGTGGTGTTCCGTTCGATCCTGGTCCCGATCAAGGCCGCGCTCGGCTTCTTGCTGTCGGTGGGTGCCGCCTTCGGTGTCCTCGTCGCCGTGTTCCAGTGGGGCTGGGGGGCAGATCTGATCGGCATCGAGCAGACCGGGCCCGTCATGTCGCTGATGCCGATTCTCATCATCGGAATCGTGTTCGGGCTCGCGATGGACTACGAGGTCTTCCTGTTCACCCGGGTGCGGGAGGCCTACGTCCATGGCGCGTCGCCCGACGAGGCGATCGTCCACGGGTTCCGGCACAGCGGACGTGTCGTGGCGGCAGCGGCGATCATCATGTTCAGCGTGTTCGCCGGGTTCATCGGGATCCACAGTCCCACGATCCAGACGATGGGGGTCGGCCTGGCCTTCGCCGTGGCCTTCGACGCCTTCGTGGTACGGATGGCGATCGCACCCGCCGTCCTGGCGCTGCTCGGTCACCGAGCGTGGTGGCTGCCCCGTATCCTGAACCGTGTGTTGCCGAATGTGGACATCGAGGGTGAAGCACTGAGCAGGCAGGTCCCGGATTCCGCGACCGAGCCGATCGCAGCGGTGCAACGGCACCCCGTCGCATAG
- a CDS encoding response regulator transcription factor: MTLRVLLADDQALLREAFRTLLDTADDITVVGEAADGREAVRLTRELRPDVVIMDIRMPEMDGLLATSEICADPELRASRILILTTYETDEYVAQALRAGAAGFIGKGIGAEDLLDAVRTIADGDTLLSPAATRTLVARFLATPADALPREPERLAALTPREREMVALVATGLSNDEIAERMFLSPFTVRAHVQRAMTKLQARDRAQLVVIAYQTGLAQAAPDGGPDLLR, from the coding sequence GTGACGCTCCGAGTACTGCTCGCCGACGATCAGGCCCTGTTGCGCGAAGCCTTCCGGACGCTTCTCGACACCGCCGACGACATCACCGTCGTGGGCGAGGCCGCCGACGGCAGGGAGGCCGTGAGACTCACCCGGGAGCTGCGCCCGGATGTGGTGATCATGGACATCCGGATGCCCGAGATGGACGGCCTCCTCGCCACCTCGGAGATCTGCGCGGACCCGGAACTGCGTGCCAGCCGCATCCTGATCCTCACCACGTACGAGACCGACGAGTACGTCGCCCAGGCGCTGCGCGCCGGCGCCGCCGGCTTCATCGGCAAGGGCATCGGTGCCGAGGACCTGCTGGACGCCGTGCGTACGATCGCCGACGGGGACACCCTCCTGTCACCCGCCGCGACCCGCACCCTGGTCGCCCGTTTCCTGGCCACGCCGGCCGACGCCCTGCCGCGCGAACCCGAACGGCTCGCGGCGCTCACCCCGCGCGAACGCGAGATGGTGGCCCTGGTCGCGACCGGCCTGTCCAACGACGAGATCGCCGAGCGGATGTTCCTCAGCCCGTTCACCGTACGGGCTCACGTGCAGCGCGCCATGACGAAACTGCAGGCGCGCGATCGCGCGCAACTCGTCGTCATCGCCTACCAGACGGGCCTGGCCCAGGCCGCCCCCGACGGCGGCCCCGATCTCCTGCGGTAG
- a CDS encoding sensor histidine kinase, translated as MTNTDGSLPPPPGSWWREGAIIATAFALCLLGGVVQIDDTLSAPPAAAYFIAVVSCAALPVRHWAPLAAMAATTVCGMLVAPLGLLLTPPIVAPAVITAYALAVRAERRVATRALLASAALLVATGLFGDLSWQDASRLGLVAACPLVAGVLGHSTQTRRAYLTAMEERARQAEKSRESEARQRVAEERVRIARELHDLVAHQITLANAQATVADHVFDARPEQTRKSLKELVETTSNALDDLRTTVGLLRQSGDAAAPAEPAPGLSRLPPLLESFRRAGLEVSVHQEGTVRPLPPGVDLTAYRIIQEALTNVTKHAGTGSAQVRLAWERDRVTITVADDGRDVPTEPSTSAVSARPPGYGLIGMRERATAVGGDLSAGTRPGGGFLVSTHLPLGAKDTMRRTERATIGEARRADAATKDVRTDDGEAGDAL; from the coding sequence ATGACGAACACGGATGGCTCCCTCCCGCCACCACCCGGATCGTGGTGGCGGGAGGGAGCGATCATCGCGACGGCGTTCGCGCTGTGTCTGCTCGGCGGCGTGGTGCAGATCGACGACACGTTGTCGGCGCCGCCGGCCGCCGCGTACTTCATCGCCGTGGTGTCTTGCGCCGCACTGCCGGTGCGGCACTGGGCGCCCCTGGCCGCCATGGCGGCCACGACGGTGTGCGGCATGCTGGTCGCGCCGTTGGGCCTCCTCCTGACCCCGCCCATCGTGGCACCCGCCGTGATCACCGCCTACGCACTCGCCGTGCGTGCCGAACGGCGGGTGGCGACCAGGGCCTTGCTCGCGTCGGCGGCGCTGCTCGTCGCCACCGGCTTGTTCGGGGACCTCTCGTGGCAGGACGCGAGCAGGCTGGGACTTGTCGCGGCGTGCCCGCTGGTGGCCGGCGTGCTCGGTCACTCGACGCAGACCCGACGGGCGTACCTGACGGCCATGGAGGAGCGGGCCCGACAGGCCGAGAAGAGCCGGGAGAGCGAGGCGCGCCAGCGCGTTGCCGAGGAACGGGTACGCATCGCCCGGGAACTGCACGACCTCGTGGCCCATCAGATCACCCTGGCCAACGCGCAGGCCACGGTGGCCGACCACGTCTTCGACGCCCGTCCGGAGCAGACCCGCAAGAGCCTGAAAGAGCTCGTCGAGACCACCAGCAATGCGCTCGACGATCTGCGGACCACTGTCGGTCTGCTGCGTCAGTCCGGCGACGCGGCCGCGCCCGCCGAACCCGCGCCCGGACTGTCCCGGCTTCCCCCGCTCCTCGAGTCATTCCGCCGCGCGGGTCTGGAGGTATCGGTGCACCAGGAGGGTACGGTCAGGCCGCTGCCACCGGGAGTGGACCTCACCGCCTACCGCATCATCCAGGAGGCACTGACCAACGTGACCAAACATGCCGGTACGGGGAGCGCCCAGGTGCGCCTCGCCTGGGAACGCGACCGCGTGACCATCACCGTCGCCGACGACGGAAGGGACGTCCCTACGGAGCCGAGTACATCCGCGGTGTCGGCTCGTCCGCCTGGCTACGGTCTGATCGGGATGCGTGAACGTGCCACCGCGGTCGGGGGAGACCTCTCCGCGGGTACGCGTCCGGGGGGCGGCTTCCTCGTCTCCACCCACCTGCCCCTCGGCGCAAAGGACACGATGCGGCGGACTGAGCGAGCAACGATCGGCGAAGCGCGGAGGGCCGACGCAGCGACGAAGGACGTACGGACGGACGACGGAGAGGCCGGTGATGCGCTGTGA
- a CDS encoding aspartate racemase/maleate isomerase family protein — MGDSTVRIGVLTPHVAAGPEVEFAAMAPEVVTTVARVSGQGAASSIATGPNPLAARTLTAPDLLDDAADSLAADSVDVIGYASTSSAYAIGFDAEMAIVSRLSHRTGIPVASTCASAVLALRVLDVDRVALVSPPWFDDEVNDLGAAYFRSQDVQVVSSVSADLPRDPRLVETADVIAWTAAHAPDDADALWIAGNGFRTAAAIDALEGVIGRPVLTANQVLLWALRAHLDAAFDVSGYGRLFTREPAQDGL; from the coding sequence ATGGGCGACAGTACGGTTCGTATCGGTGTGCTCACTCCGCATGTTGCGGCCGGCCCGGAGGTCGAGTTCGCAGCGATGGCGCCCGAAGTGGTAACCACTGTTGCCCGGGTTTCGGGCCAGGGCGCGGCCTCCAGCATCGCGACCGGGCCGAACCCGCTCGCGGCTCGCACGTTGACAGCGCCGGACCTGCTGGACGATGCCGCAGACAGCCTGGCCGCGGATTCGGTTGACGTGATCGGTTACGCCTCGACCAGCTCCGCGTACGCGATCGGCTTCGACGCCGAAATGGCAATCGTTTCAAGGCTTTCGCATCGAACCGGCATTCCGGTCGCGTCCACCTGCGCTTCGGCTGTGCTGGCGCTCCGCGTCCTTGATGTCGATCGGGTTGCGCTGGTGAGTCCACCGTGGTTCGACGACGAGGTCAATGACCTTGGCGCCGCCTACTTTCGAAGCCAGGACGTACAGGTCGTCTCATCGGTGTCGGCCGACCTCCCACGCGATCCACGACTGGTAGAGACCGCCGACGTGATCGCGTGGACAGCTGCGCACGCGCCGGATGACGCTGACGCGCTCTGGATCGCGGGGAACGGCTTTCGAACGGCGGCGGCGATCGACGCGCTGGAGGGTGTCATCGGACGCCCGGTCCTCACGGCGAATCAGGTGCTGCTGTGGGCTCTTCGTGCACACCTGGATGCCGCCTTCGATGTCAGCGGATACGGCCGGTTGTTCACGCGGGAACCCGCACAAGACGGTCTCTGA